The Streptomyces sp. NBC_00670 genome window below encodes:
- a CDS encoding DUF475 domain-containing protein: MLLKTFGWSFAITALGLVAAVFYDGWTGFGIVAILAILEISLSFDNAVVNAGVLKKMNAFWQKIFLTVGVLIAVFGMRLIFPVVIVAITAKLNPWDAVDLAFSDKDRYQQLVTDAHPAIAAFGGMFLLMIFLDFIFEDRDIKWLAWLERPLAKLGKVDMLSVCISLICLLIASMTVAAHAHQHGGIHVDKGQTVLLSGIAGLITYMIVGGLSGYFEDRLEEEEEREQEAEEEAERSGKKKSAVLLAGQAAFFMFLYLEVLDASFSFDGVIGAFAITNDIVMMALGLGIGAMYVRSLTVYLVRQGTLDDYVYLEHGAHYAIGALAVILIVTIQYEINEVITGLVGVVLIAWSFWSSVRRNRALAAEGGGSEAKDEVSSGV; the protein is encoded by the coding sequence GTGCTTCTGAAAACCTTCGGCTGGTCGTTTGCGATCACCGCACTCGGCCTGGTGGCGGCCGTGTTCTACGACGGATGGACCGGGTTCGGGATCGTCGCCATCCTGGCGATCCTGGAGATCTCGCTCTCCTTCGACAACGCGGTCGTCAACGCCGGCGTACTGAAGAAGATGAACGCCTTCTGGCAGAAGATCTTCCTCACCGTCGGCGTGCTGATCGCCGTCTTCGGCATGCGGCTGATCTTCCCCGTCGTGATCGTCGCCATCACCGCGAAACTGAATCCGTGGGACGCGGTCGATCTCGCGTTCTCCGACAAGGACCGTTATCAGCAGCTGGTCACCGACGCGCACCCGGCGATCGCCGCGTTCGGTGGCATGTTCCTGTTGATGATCTTCCTCGACTTCATCTTCGAGGACCGGGACATCAAGTGGCTCGCCTGGCTGGAGCGGCCGCTGGCCAAGCTCGGCAAGGTCGACATGCTCTCGGTCTGCATCTCGCTGATCTGCCTGCTCATCGCCTCCATGACGGTCGCCGCCCACGCCCACCAGCACGGCGGCATCCACGTCGACAAGGGGCAGACGGTCCTCCTCTCCGGCATCGCGGGCCTGATCACGTACATGATCGTCGGCGGCCTCTCGGGATACTTCGAGGACCGCCTGGAGGAGGAAGAGGAACGCGAACAGGAGGCGGAGGAAGAGGCCGAGCGCAGCGGCAAGAAGAAATCGGCCGTACTGCTGGCCGGCCAGGCCGCGTTCTTCATGTTCCTCTACCTGGAAGTCCTGGACGCCTCCTTCTCCTTCGACGGCGTGATCGGCGCCTTCGCCATCACCAACGACATCGTGATGATGGCGCTGGGCCTCGGCATCGGCGCGATGTACGTCCGGTCGCTCACCGTCTACCTGGTCCGCCAGGGCACGCTGGACGACTACGTCTACCTGGAGCACGGCGCCCACTACGCGATCGGCGCCCTGGCCGTCATCCTCATCGTCACCATCCAGTACGAGATCAACGAGGTCATCACCGGCCTCGTCGGCGTCGTGCTGATCGCCTGGTCCTTCTGGTCCTCCGTCCGCCGCAACCGGGCGCTCGCCGCGGAGGGCGGCGGGAGCGAGGCGAAGGACGAGGTCTCGTCCGGCGTCTGA